The DNA sequence GTCTCGTTGGCCGTGATGAAGTAGCCTATGTTGAGAGCTGTTGCTTTGGTGATGTAGCCGGCTTCGTTTCGCTCGATGCCGCCAATCCATCTGGTTATGTTTGCATCTCCTCCATTCCATGGGCTAGAAAGAaatagtaattaattaattaagtatttCTCTACTATAATATTACTCTTGTAAATTCGGATTGTTTATCTGCGTTTGGACGTCCACTAGAGTCAGCCCGTCAATGACGGTCTTGTTGAATTTCCACAGAGCCAGCAGACTGCTGAAGAAACACCGACGCGGAAATCGTCTACACAAGAACATTCCAGAAACGGGAAAAGAAGAGCACAAAAGAAATCGTACGTGAAACAAAAGTCGGTATACGTTTGACCATGCTCCTTATAGAAGTCCGAGtccggcgacgcgacgtcgagaatctTCACGTGAAGATCGTAAATctgaaattcaaaaattgaaatctTTGCGATATACAAACTAAGACAGCAAGGCCACAAGtaacacacacacacacacacacacacatcATAATAATATATGTAACTATATGTAACTATAAACAAAGCTCCAACCTGGCGAAGAATCGTCGGATCGAGTACGTTTCCGTTCGccttcgcttcgacgacgaccagAAGAGCGCGCGTCGTCTCGGGAAAATTCTCCTCGACCCACACCTTGTGATCGATTGAGTCGGCGCCCGACGGAACCCAGAGCTTGTCGCTGCGACTTTCCTGTCGAAATCGTATCATGCCGGCGAGACAGAGTgcggcgaaggcgagcgATAAGCCGATCGTCCAACCGGGGTGCTTTCCGACCGTTCGTCCGAGCCTTGCGTTTGCGAACGAATGCGCATTATAATATTTGCTGCAGGTATATCTCTGACTCACTTTTCGAAGAAGGCTTCGAGGTTCGTTTCGATGAAGCCGCTCACTTTTCTCAAGCAACTGCAGTTGCAATTGCATCCAGATGAGCAACAGTCGTCCGAGGTTTCTTCTCGCGTCATTGCACGCGCTTCGGTAGTGAAGTGAAGCGTTCGTGACTTGGTACGGTCGTTATCTAGCGACGCCTGCCCGGATGCACGTGAGGAGTGTGAGGCCTCGATCACAGATCCGTGCCTCGATGAATAAATTAGATTTCGAAATAGAACATCGCCCGTCTACTAATTTCTTAACCCATAACATTATCTCTCGACTGCTTAAAAGTATTTCATTTCAAGCACATTGCTCGGAATAGACTTTTGCTCTGCGGAAGACTAGTAGATGCCATTGGTCATTGGAATTTCATTAGAATGTTTACCTTAGCTGCAAGAGAAGTTGAGCTCGATCTATTTGCCCTTCAGTCCCCTTCAAAATTACAACAACAACGTCGTCTGCGCCGGGTTTTTGTTCCAGTCCGATACCGCATCCAGATGTCTCTCTGTGACCAAAACAAACTGGTTCGTGTCGCCCCATAATTAGAATTAAAAACTACGTCagttttttgacgttttcacCGTTTTGTCCGAGAATGCATTCCATGACCTGTGCGTCACGCGCAATCTTAATTTGCGTTAGCCGCGAAACTGCGGATATGAGTCACCTTCACGTGAAGATTGGCACGCGTGGATAATTGACCTTCGGCTGTTGCCTCCAGTGGCGAGAAATCCAACAAAGCTATCTCTTTCGTGTACACAAATTCAACGCCGCGAGATTTATATATATGGTCATGATGTACCTTGGACTCCGATACCAGGCGGCGTTCCAGAGAAGCCACCGCGACGTCCTCTATGCCCCTGGCCATAGTTGCTAACGTCTATAGAAGCAAAAGTCAATGAGAGCCTTAGCTACCCTAAGTGCCTATTTTTTAGAAAGAGGCACTGGCataaaaaagagattttgGACTATAAGACATCACTGCATCCCTGCCATGCACTGATATCTAAATTTATGTCAACGGATCGGCTCGCAGTAACTACAGACAGGGAAAGTACCAACATAGACATTACCTCTACTAACGCGAAAATCAAAGGCGATGAACTACATGTATGCAAACCTGAACTCATTCTTCCTGGCCTTGTGTACCTGGAGTCGCGAGGGAGATCAAAGGTGCGCGAAGAGGTGCAGAGGCGCCCGGATAAACGTTACAAAGACGGGCTCTTTCCGCACGCATATAAGAACACATACATGTAATTAGAATTTCTCTCTTGCCTTAATTCCATCAGAAAATAAgcctaagaaaaattcaGAAATATTTATTCCAGGCATCATTTGGCAGCTGCTCGCTCACAACTTCAACATCGTTCAATAGCTACAGTACGTCATCCACAGGTTGTGAGTGTCTTAGAGCATCTCAAAGAAACGATCGACTCACTTCCTGGTCTTGCTCTACTTCGACGCCAAATatgctctcttcttcttttgataGAGTCACTTTTTGTATGTTTTTCTGGCGGATTGCTTCATGCATCTAGAGCGGCCGTCggtcccccccccccccccccccccccccccccccNNNNNNNNNNNNNNNNNNNNNNNNNNNNNNNNNNNNNNNNNNNNNNNNNNNNNNNNNNNNNNNNNNNNNNNNNNNNNNNNNNNNNNNNNNNNNNNNNNNNNNNNNNNNNNNNNNNNNNNNNNNNNNNNNNNNNNNNNNNNNNNNNNNNNNNNNNNNNNNNNNNNNNNNNNNNNNNNNNNNNNNNNNNNNNNNNNNNNNNNAGCAGCTCGAACGCTAGAAACAGGTCGTGGCAGGTGACGTCAGTAAACTCTTTCAAATTCTCACTTCGTCTGCATGATACGCTGAGCGACGACAATTGATTCCGGCGTGCCGGTAATGGTGATGATCCTATCGTTCAAATCGTCTTTGGATGGATCCATTTTGATGCCACAGTTTGATTGTTGCCTAGGAACGTGCGAGGACTGCAAAACAGGAGGGAGAAAAAGACGGACGGACTAGTGTTACCTCGTCTGCCTAATTCTCTCGCCACCTCTTCCAATGATGGCACCAGCAAGCTAAAACACTCAAAAATAAAGGAAATGATTTGTCATTGATTACGCAAAGCAAACCTCATTGGGTATCGTCACTTGTTGCGTCGTCACTCCAGGCCCAGTGGGAACAAAGTCTGTTaagaacaaagaaacgtttgTACATAACACGACGCTAAGAGCTCCGCAACAGACCAGGTCCAAATCCAGAATAGGCTTGACGTGGCATGGGCggctgaagaaaagaaacgactaAACGcccgagaaaagaaaacgaatcttTCAACGTACCGGCATGCCGTGGGCACCGCCGGGAGGCTTTCGATGGGGAGGCATTCCAGGCGGACCATCATGAGGCGGTTGATCGCGGTAGAGATGATCGTCAAAGGGAGCGCGACCGTGCAGCGGCGGtccaggcggcggcggcggtgcaaactgatgatgatgatggtgatgatgtggcggcagcggcggcggtccgCCCATGTCGGGACCGTGGTGGTGGTGCGGCGGTGGCATGTGAGGCGGAGGGTAGTCGTAGTCAAAGTATTCTGGATAAGGAGCGGGACCGTCCATGATCACGCCGGGCTGGTAGTACATCGTTTCGACTCTCGCTGGCGACTATACGAGAACGAATAAACGAAATAGACAAATATTTAAATTATGCTAGCTTACCTCCTGAAGGATTAGAATTATTCTTTGGATTCCGGCTATGATTTGGGGAAGGGCTCCTGTATGCATTATTTCTGATAAACGATTTTTCAATTCAAAGCCTGTTATTCTTACCTTGCAAATTGACAAGTCTCTCGGTCGATCCCGGCATGGGATCGGAGAAGACTTTAATAAAGGCACCGGTTTTCTATCAGAGACAGGTTGGAAACTGGCATTCTGTCCCAGTCTTCTCAAACCTCTCGCAGTTCATTGATTCTGAAGCCGGCACGTCCAATGACGCTTCCCACTTGGTCTTGAGGCACGAGAAGCTGAACCTCGTGTTTACCGGTcccgtcgcgtcgatccTTCGGCGCGCGCggcagaaaaaattaaatgaAGATatataaatttaattaaattttgatACCGGCATCTCGAGCTTGGGTATGATTTCTCCCATGATATCAAGCACGACTTTGCTCTCGTTGTGAGCCACAGTGAGAATTCTACAAAACGAAAGACGAGAAGTTTCAATTAGTGAGGATCTGCAatccaattcgacgtcaatctCATCAGCTAGCTACTCAGTACTGTAACTAATCTATAAGAGATCACCACCCTATTTATAAATTGCAGTCCTATTTATCAGGTCTCACGTACCGCTCCGGCGCACCGTAGGAGTCAGGGAGGTTAACGTGGGCCTTGTACTTCGCAAACagggaagagaagaagaggggcggaaagagagagacaggAATTTGCGTCAGAGACCAAGCCGGGCAGAGGGATCACAAAAtccgaggaggaggaggaggaggaaagagatagagagagaggagaaaaaaaaaagaaatatgGTTAGGGATCCCACCACCACCACACGACAACCGCCACATCAGGAGGAGAGAGGTGACTATAAAATCGGCGCGCATCACATGGGATACACCTCGGACCCCCAGCTAACCTGCTCTCGCATTCTCTTAATATTCTGACCGCCCTAAAAATCGCCCCGGAATACAGAAATCTAAGCCAAGGCACATATGTATCTAAAGACCTTTCCTATGATTCCACCGCCGTCCTATAATGTGAGATACAGTAcgactactactactacaaCGTCGATGAATCTTACGCGGCTGTTGATGAGAAAGCGCAAGTAGACTTCACCGCTTTGCGGATAGCGAAACTCCTCGCGACGCTTCGGCGGggggccgccgccgcctccatgaggacgacgtcgatctgtGCACATCCCGGACCCCTTATTCCCTCCGTGGACGTtctcttttcgctttttaCCTCCCGGGGGGCCCCAGCGACTCTGCTTGTCTCCGAAATTGCGGGGCGGCGGTCGTTGCTGAAGCGGCGACAGTGTCGCTGGAGGCTGCTGATGCGGTTGTGGTTGCGGCAGCGGGAGCGGATtgtgcgacgtcgaaacgtttACGTCGCGCAGGTCTTGTCTGAGTGGTGCGACGGGTCCCCCTTGGGGAACCTGATCGAGCAGGGCCGGCGGTCGATCTGTTGATGGATGTGCGTCGGGTTGTGGCGGCTGATAGCTCATGATTGGGcgcaagagaacgaagaattTCCTAAACGCGTGCTTACAATTGCCCGGATGCGACTCCGCCAAATAACTCTTctttacaaaaaaaattagttaTTAATGAACACTGAAATCATGCTTGCAACGCTTGAATTAGACGATTCGTTGATTTTGATCTCTGACTTTGatgtgaaaaaaaatctagTATGGTTGGATATTGTGCCCAAACGTTAGGAATGTCACACGAACCGACTGAAATAGGAACtgcaaaatttcgttttgtttcttcttgttTGAACGCGATTTCGATAATAAATTTCATGTCATCTTTCCTGTTTCTCAGGAAAGTTGAACTAAATGCAATGATCATGTGGCGGCTTTCTTCAACACCCATCTCAACGGTTTCGCAAAAATCCTTTCCCCCTATTAGGTTGCGACTAGGCAAGCACAGTCGAAAACCCTTAGCTTCTAAGGGTTCGATTACATGCTTCTCAATAAAGGCTTTGTCAGCCGAATCAAAAATAACAAAACTGCTGTACTTGTACGTCGTCAAAGTAGGTCCTAAAAGTGACCAATAGAAATATATAAAAAGATACATAAAGTTTCACTTTTACCAATATTTTGTGCGTGCATTTCATCTGTGCCTATGACAGTATCCATTACCAATTGCTTTAAAATGCCACTAATTGAATCTCTCGATGTATCACCCGAGAAGGGAATCAATTTGCATACAGTAGAGTTTTCCAGTATTGCCTTGAGTGTTAAATAAAACTCGTTGACTTCTGTTGCGCGCAAATCAGAATCCATGAGGGAATCGTCATCTTGAGTCATGTCATTCAGAGTTTTTAGTATAGCTGGATATTCCATGTgaaaaaagaacgttttgTTTTTGACTTGGGTAGAATACATGCTGCAAGTAtatcgtctttcttttacACCTGCTCGAGTTttggaaaaaatttcaaatctGCCTTCGTGCTTAATATTCTCATCAGCTTCTGCAAATGAATTGGATATGACGCAATTTTTAggaataaatacataaaagCACTTCATTCGCCCTTTTTCCTGGCCCCACTGACTCCTCTCCAATGATTCTTCATATACTTCAATAACATATTTTAGAAAACCGCAATAGTAGGCCCATGCAAGACCACGACCACTATTACGACTCTGGTCACCTTCGTCGTGTAGGCCAAATACACTTCCTCTAAGGAAAAAGGTGACAAGGGGAAAAGAGAACGTGGCCAACGCAAAAGCAGCCATCAAATCAAACGATAGAGACGAAGCCACCGCGTCAAAGTACGCCAACAGAAAGAGAGGCAGAACGAGGCAGCAAACAAGCACTCGCACGTCTCGTAAGTGCAGAGACGCCCTGAACGATTGCTTGAATTTCCCAAAATGTCTTGTATTGACGTGAAAAAGTTCCTCTCCGAATATGCACAGGCCCTCAAGTAGGTACCCGACCGCCACCGAAAAAATGACGAGACTCGCAACACAAACAAGACGTGGAAAGTTCAGTGGCGCGAAGCTGTCACGAAAGAAGACAAGAAATGCGCCTAATGCCAAGGCAACCGCCAAGACAATGTGCCtatttctcctttcttctgGAAGTCTTCCATATCCATTATTTTCGCTAAGGGTCGACTCGTAGTTAGCAAAAACGTCTCGTAAACCACTCATGAGATAAATCGATGAGGCTTTCCGTTTCAACAATCTTAGAGTACGTTAGGTCACCCAACTTCAatgaaagacgtcgagaaaggAACTCAttcgagagagaaaacgaagtggAACTGGATAATTAAGCTCGTCTGGCTCCCCTTCATCCTCATTCCTCTGTTGGTTTTATACAGAAACGGCTGCACCAGTATGCACAGCGCAGTTAGTGCTGTAGGCTTTGGAATCGTGTCGGTTTTCTTTGAAAATACGACGCAATTCGTCCTGACTGTCACGAAAGAAGCCTCTCAATTGGATTCAGTTTATGACAGTTCGTGTCGTCGCCTTATGGCTAATTCGTGCCCAGTTCCGCAGCGCACAAGGTTGGCTGCTGTTCTACTTGCTGCTTTTGGATTCATTGTTGTGCTATATCCCCCGTCGCTTCCGGACACTTTCAAATTTCCCGGTTCCATCTTTTCGGCGATCGTACTGGTTCGAATCATTGTGACTGGTGCCAACAGATGCCTCGAACCTATGTCGCAAAAGCGAGAGGAATTCGATGTTGGACACGTTTTGGCAGCCGTTTACTACTCAACGCGGCTAAAAGACGTTCTCACCTATCTGTCAGAGACAGTTGACCAATACAGATACAAGGAGAAGCTCGTTACAAGGAAGCTTCAAATAGTTGCATCCTTAGAGAGCTCTAGTGAGAATGATCCGCttaaaaaattagacgaCATTCATCCACCTTGGCGCGAATTTTGCCGCGTCTCCCCCTACTCGTTCAATGGCAAAGCCCGGCGAATCTTGGTTGATTATCCGCCGTGCTTGAAGGCGATGAGTCAGCTGAGAatacgcgacgacgttgagagaaagaaacagcTGGCGTCGTTCTACAATAACCTAGAAAGAATGCTGAAACAAAATGATGACATCGCTTCCAGCTACACTCTGCataaagagaaaagcaacCTTTCCGCAGAAATCAAAAGATATACTAAATTGCCTCCCAGTCAAGccgaaagagagaagaaagtcgtCAGGCATTCCCCGGTGAACGCAAGAGTTTCTTCAGAGGACCGCATTGACGTCTTGGTATCCTATgcagaagaagatgaagaagctGCCGAAAGGAATGTCGTACGAACACTCAAGGGCGGCGGAAAAAAATACACGGTCAAACTGTTCTGGAAAGACGTACAACCTGGAATCAAATGCACCACTACTTACTTTTGCGAAATGGTACGAAACGCTTCGGTTGTTGTCATTCTGGTATCTCAGAGTTACAAGGATACCATAGAATGCAAGGTCCAATTTTATCACCTCTTGACACAGAGATGTAAATACGACCTGAAAATCATACCAGTACTTGCAAGCACGGATGTAGTTATACCTTTCGAGGTGGAAGCTCTGTGTTGTCTTAGCACGAGCGAAGAAGATTACCccgagtcgtttcgacgatccATTTCTGAATACCTTAAGGAACCCGGATAGCTTACCTTCCTGATACACTTAcaataattatttgattagCTGATATATAAGAGACGTTTTAGTACAAAGAAAGAATGTAGCAGAAATGACTTGCGAAAAATACAGAATTCGTTTCAGTTGACATCACTGTCTTCCTCGTCACTTAGAGCCCATATCTGAACTCATACCGCTTCGTCTAATTTTCTTCTAAGGACAGTACTGTACTTACCTCGTCATCAACCGTGTCAGCAAGCAGCCTGTCGAGCCCCGTCAATTCTTCCAAAAAAGTCGGAGAATTGAAAGCTTTCAGCAAAAAGTCGAATCCGTCGTTGAGATACTTCGACAAGATCTGTTACAAAAAGCCCGTCACGTGCACATCGCCCGACGTGTGCGTGCAGAACTAACCAGTTCCGAGCAGGCGGTGCATTTATCAAAAGCAAGACTCGCTGGCATCACAGAGTAAAACCGTGACAAAAATCCTCGAATCTACAGTAAGACTTGCAAAGAGCATTTTTAAAGTCTTTCCTCTATCTCGCAATACCTGATGGGGAACCAAGCCCAAAGCTGACTCAAATTCGGCCTCCAAATGAGCTTCTCTGGCAGTCGTGTCCCCACAGGCCGCACCCTTTTGCGGATGCTGCAGCACCGACACGAGCAATTCGACTGCCAGTGCTCCGGCCATCATAGACATGCCGGGTCTGGAGACAGTGCATTGTTGATCCAATGTACGGTCTTTCGTCGACTAAGCAAAAAGCGAAACTCGGAGACAGCGCTTAAGGTACTCAGGCGAACGTACGTCTCCTGGGGCGACCACGTCATTGCAGAAATAGCAGCCCAAGTCCGAGCCCGGTATTCTCGATTCGCCGCCACTCGCGCTTGCCTTCTCAGCCGAATCCGCTCGAACGCCGTGACGCATGACAAGAAACGTGTCAAAGCCGAGAGCACAATTGATAACCAACTAGAATTATGGAGTCATCGTACGACAGAGAATAATTATCTCGCTCGTGGTACCTTTCTTTTTGCTGATGCAATAACGGTTGGGAGCCATCGGCTTTCTCTCGTGTCCATCAGTAAGAATATAGCATCGTGAGCGTCGATCAGTTCTTCCAGCTTCTTGACCGACTTTTTCACCCTCTCCATTTCTCCCTCTTAAAAATGACgcaaaaattagaaaattcTCTCATCAGAATTTAAACATTTACCGGCCGAGCTAACAGAATGCCCCGGCATTGGAATAGACAGCGTGAGACCAGATGCATTCTGAACAATCCTCACtaattcgacgacgtcaaaagtctTCGACTTACAATTCCGGGAAAGATCTTCTGAAGAGCCTCGGCCGCCGCCTGTCCCTTCGGCTTCCCACCTTCCACGCAATCGTCGAATACAAAAAGACTTTGTCGAACGGGATTGGAGTACGAAACGCGGCTATTATCAACGAGAGTTATCGTTCTGACACCCCAGCCCTATAcaaagtcaaaaaaaagCTAGAAGGTCGATCCGATAATGAACCACGCACGATTACCATCAGACATCGCGCGACGTTGCAGCCGAGAGTTCCCGAGCCCAGCAAAAGACACTTGGTCCCCGCTACGAGATCTAGATCGATATTGGGTATGATTCGCCAGCGCATCAGTTTCAAGTTCAAATCTACGGCCGATTCGGCTAGTCTATAAGTACGTAAAGAGTTCAACGGTTGGACAGTGAAATGTATCAGCTCGATCGAACCTGGACGGATCCATGGATGAACTGAGATCGACTATGCGAGGACCCAGTTTCTGCTTCTTGTTCTTTTCCCAGCCGACGCATTTGAGATCTGAGGAAAATGTCGCGAAATCAGGAgctgtttttttgttattGATGACGTACTTCCGTCCGAAGGAAGCGTGGGCAATTTGACTTTCAGGACGAGACTGTGGCTCGAAGAGCGAACTCCCTGCAACGTTCGGTCTCTGTAGCACAGAACGTCGATACTATCaaattttcctttccttaattaaagacAAGATCTAAATGAACGACGCAAAAGGAAATCACATGACTTATATGTACCAGATATGTGCCAAAAGAACTAAATAGTTTCTTAGTGGCCATCCCGGATTCTTCTCAAGAGTGCAAGGGTCGGAAAATCCAACGAAAAACTACACAacaacaataataataataatgtaCAACAAAACATATGAACGCAGTAGAaacaagaagagaagagcgctCACGTTACATTAACAACAGACATATCATACCCCTCAATAAAGATTGACTATATCATCCCTGCTAAAGCAAGATTGCGTACCCGAGAATGATCTTTCGTAAACGCTTCCCAGTCTCGTAGAGGCGCGACGCGCACGTCCGAATCACTTTCGTAGCTGACCAAAAAGAAGTTCTggtctgaaaaagaaaattgtaCAGTATGTACAGACTgccgtttaattaattcattcattcattacCATTGGTGGTGCACAAAGTATCCCAGCCTGATTGCAAGAGCCCCATTTGAGGAACGGAAAGAACGGAATCGAGACTTTGAGCTTCATTCGCTACAATCGGTTCCTCGGGGCACAATGCAGGAAAGGCAAACCAATAGAGAAAGTGATATTTCTTCAAGTCCTATACAAAGAGTTTGAAACTTTCGCCTGCAACAGATTTTTCTCTCACGGCAAAACTGAGCAGAAGAAACTGATTCAATACTCCGGGATTTTTCACCGCATCTCCCGAAGTAATCGATTCCCATATCTGCAGAAAGCAATCAacaacataaaaaaagacaatgaaTGACCTAATTACCCGTTTCCCAGCGTCATTCAGCAACTGACTTTTATCGGCACTTTTAAAAGCGTCCGGAGTATTCATATTCAGCAGGGTTCCGTGAGAAACGCAGTTGCAACCAGACGGAAGCCTGCAAGACCTCGCTGAGACTCGAGCAATAGTATCTGTGCACGGCACCTCTCAAAAGCGTCATAGTCGACCGATAAACGACTTGGAAGACCGGCTGGATCACCTAAGAGAGTAGGCTTGGAGACACATAATTAAAAGGCCCGTGCAACCAATGCACGCCGTTGCTAGTAGACGTAAGCTAGCGCAAATGGCGAGGTATCGTTTACGATTTGCGTAGGAGCCGTTGAGCGGCTTCGGCTTGTCGTCGAGCGCGTAGACGTCGAGCTTGCGTCGCGATAGCTCGTGCCAAAAACCCGTATCGACGACGCTGGAAAACGGCGCGAAGAGAAGAGCACGAAATTCCGCCATGCTTTCCGCGTAACGCACGTTAGAGAAACACAAAGACGTCACGAGACACGTGCAACGTCATAAAACAGTATTTTCCTGCGCACGGGAAATCGAttttagaaaaattacaCAAAAAATTCATTCGATTACCTTTCGCGGTTCCAATACAATGGTATCTTCAGCCAATGTTTCGCTGCCAAGAGGTTTCTTCTCGATACCTTCTGACAACGAGCTCTTTGGCACGTCTCCAAATTTCATCTGGTCCAGTTCATCCTAAACAAACGGTACAGCGATCCAAAATCATGAGATGCGTTTTTTTGCTTGCCTGCATTTCAGCAATTTTTGCTTTGAGTTTGTCCATTTCAATGCTCATTTCGTGCGCTTgcttttctgattttttcttcactgaGATAATGATGCCTACAACGCGTTCGAaaaatctcttctttttcttccgaCTCAATCGACGCACCGTTAATTATGCGGGTCACCCGCCAGAGACGGAGGAGAATAAGAAGACCAACGCCATCCCAAGCATCTTCGTTTCCACTACAACGGACACACGTAGAAAATAAGGGGAGAGCTTCATTGAAATTATGAACCTGTATGCCACGTCCAAAGCGAATGACACTATCACTACAATTGCGTCGAAAACCTAGACCAGAGCACCTTGAACGCTCACGCAATGCAACGGATAAAGACAGATCCTACTTCGAGCTTGTGCTTGAAGAACGAAATATCCATGCAATACAACTTCAGGATtatctaataataaaaatacatGCATTCTAGACGTGTTACGAATGTGGTTTACGTacctcgacgagaaaaagactgAGCACAATGAGCCCACAAACGTGCATGCCCTCAGCTGGACTAATactctcttttccttctaaaaataaaataaataaattaattaattaattagccaCTGACAACGGGGGAAATTCAATCTCTCACCTTCCAAGCACGTGTTTTCCCCACTCGAATAACCGCACACCGTTCGGCCTTCATCTTCGGGAGCCAGATAACAAGTGGCATTGCGAAGTTTGTCAGGACATTCATCGTTGCTCTCGCATACATTACGAACTAAGAAAATAAACAAAGTGCTCGGTGCATAAGTGTACGTGCATATA is a window from the Oscarella lobularis chromosome 10, ooOscLobu1.1, whole genome shotgun sequence genome containing:
- the LOC136192193 gene encoding heterogeneous nuclear ribonucleoprotein K homolog; the protein is MSYQPPQPDAHPSTDRPPALLDQVPQGGPVAPLRQDLRDVNVSTSHNPLPLPQPQPHQQPPATLSPLQQRPPPRNFGDKQSRWGPPGDRRRPHGGGGGPPPKRREEFRYPQSGEVYLRFLINSRDGGGIIGKGGQNIKRMREQYKAHVNLPDSYGAPERILTVAHNESKVVLDIMGEIIPKLEMPDRRDGTGKHEVQLLVPQDQVGSVIGRAGFRINELREKTGAFIKVFSDPMPGSTERLVNLQGALPQIIAGIQRIILILQESPARVETMYYQPGVIMDGPAPYPEYFDYDYPPPHMPPPHHHHGPDMGGPPPLPPHHHHHHHQFAPPPPPGPPLHGRAPFDDHLYRDQPPHDGPPGMPPHRKPPGGAHGMPPPMPRQAYSGFGPDFVPTGPGVTTQQVTIPNELAGAIIGRGGERIRQTRQQSNCGIKMDPSKDDLNDRIITITGTPESIVVAQRIMQTNVRAAYFLMELRQERNSNYMYVFLYACGKSPSL
- the LOC136192376 gene encoding stimulator of interferon genes protein 3-like; this encodes MSGLRDVFANYESTLSENNGYGRLPEERRNRHIVLAVALALGAFLVFFRDSFAPLNFPRLVCVASLVIFSVAVGYLLEGLCIFGEELFHVNTRHFGKFKQSFRASLHLRDVRVLVCCLVLPLFLLAYFDAVASSLSFDLMAAFALATFSFPLVTFFLRGSVFGLHDEGDQSRNSGRGLAWAYYCGFLKYVIEVYEESLERSQWGQEKGRMKCFYVFIPKNCVISNSFAEADENIKHEGRFEIFSKTRAGVKERRYTCSMYSTQVKNKTFFFHMEYPAILKTLNDMTQDDDSLMDSDLRATEVNEFYLTLKAILENSTVCKLIPFSGDTSRDSISGILKQLVMDTVIGTDEMHAQNIGPTLTTYKYSSFVIFDSADKAFIEKHVIEPLEAKGFRLCLPSRNLIGGKDFCETVEMGVEESRHMIIAFSSTFLRNRKDDMKFIIEIAFKQEETKRNFAVPISVGSCDIPNVWAQYPTILDFFSHQSQRSKSTNRLIQALQA
- the LOC136192371 gene encoding ubiquitin-like modifier-activating enzyme ATG7, whose product is MAEFRALLFAPFSSVVDTGFWHELSRRKLDVYALDDKPKPLNGSYANRDPAGLPSRLSVDYDAFERLPSGCNCVSHGTLLNMNTPDAFKSADKSQLLNDAGKRIWESITSGDAVKNPGVLNQFLLLSFADLKKYHFLYWFAFPALCPEEPIVANEAQSLDSVLSVPQMGLLQSGWDTLCTTNDQNFFLVSYESDSDVRVAPLRDWEAFTKDHSRFFVGFSDPCTLEKNPGWPLRNYLVLLAHIWKGKFDSIDVLCYRDRTLQGVRSSSHSLVLKVKLPTLPSDGNLKCVGWEKNKKQKLGPRIVDLSSSMDPSRLAESAVDLNLKLMRWRIIPNIDLDLVAGTKCLLLGSGTLGCNVARCLMGWGVRTITLVDNSRVSYSNPVRQSLFVFDDCVEGGKPKGQAAAEALQKIFPGINASGLTLSIPMPGHSVSSAEGEMERVKKSVKKLEELIDAHDAIFLLMDTRESRWLPTVIASAKRKLVINCALGFDTFLVMRHGVRADSAEKASASGGESRIPGSDLGCYFCNDVVAPGDSTKDRTLDQQCTVSRPGMSMMAGALAVELLVSVLQHPQKGAACGDTTAREAHLEAEFESALGLVPHQIRGFLSRFYSVMPASLAFDKCTACSELILSKYLNDGFDFLLKAFNSPTFLEELTGLDRLLADTVDDEIWALSDEEDSDVN
- the LOC136192194 gene encoding voltage-gated hydrogen channel 1-like: MAANKDDRETAENEAYDDDEDMILDPDAEPPAKGCKGHRERMRRFLTYSRRFQIAIVVLVVLDCLIVIIELLMDLGILIRNVCESNDECPDKLRNATCYLAPEDEGRTVCGYSSGENTCLEEGKESISPAEGMHVCGLIVLSLFLVEIILKLYCMDISFFKHKLEVFDAIVVIVSFALDVAYSGNEDAWDGVGLLILLRLWRVTRIINGIIISVKKKSEKQAHEMSIEMDKLKAKIAEMQDELDQMKFGDVPKSSLSEGIEKKPLGSETLAEDTIVLEPRKVIE